Within Sorghum bicolor cultivar BTx623 chromosome 2, Sorghum_bicolor_NCBIv3, whole genome shotgun sequence, the genomic segment ACTCGATCAGGAGGCCAACGGTCGCGTGAGACCACTTTAGGATTCTATTCTGAGGGGATCTTTCGTGTTGCCTTcttccaaaaacttttttttgttttcactcTACTTACGAGGgttatttataatataaatatcCTCTACCTCTAAGATATTAGGCATcttttgatcatttgataaactacatgacatTGCAGCCAGTGTCTTACTTAaacctttattttttttcttagtcTTTTTGGACTTTGTGAAGTGATTCCTTTGTGATTCCATAGTTCGTGCTCTACGGTTTCTAGTtctggattgtggttctgcggtcgttcggaggtcgagtcacattcaaccttggACAAGTATAAAGCTACTTACCCCACGCTGTTGACAAATAAGTTATCTTCGATTCTTCGACCTATTATCATAAAGATCAGGTCACTTCCGTGCTGATTTATATCAATAATTATCAACATTGGACGTACGTTGCTCTTCGAAATGAAAAAAGAGGACATATTGTACGTGGCTTTGTTCCACTCTGGTGACTTACAACAGACCAGTCTACTGTCCAGTGCCAACACAACCAAAAGTGCACGAGGCAAAACCCACGCGCTTGCTATACTTGCTACTACTATTACGCTTACGCTTGCAAGTACTACTGTATGATGATACTATAATAGAACACCATAACAGCAAGGGATGTTACTGTTTCATCGTCTAAAAACCATCCGGTGAGATGATTGCTGTAGCTACTATATAGAATGTTACCAAATCGATGAAAACCTTTCAGATCCGACTGCAGTTAAGAAATTAAAAACGATTTGATTTCTGAAAGGGAGCACGAATCATTCAGATCTTCTCAGCGCTATATCTATAGTAAGCAGTAAACACGGTCTGCAAGGTGATGGCAGGTAGTGCTCCAGGCTGTTCAAATAAACTATTAAGACATCCTCCTCCTGTCATAAACTACGTTTAGCATCGATAGAGGTTTCACAATTTTGGGATCAAATTTGCACCATGTAAAGAAATGATTACATAGAAAACGGTAACATAAAACCTGCTCAACGCAATGCAGACTTCAGAGACTATTCCATCCCGTTTCAGTCAAGACTGCTTACGACGGCATTTAAATAAACAAAAGGATTTATCATATACATTGCGGATAATTGCCGAACTCAGCAGTACTCAAATACAGGTAATAATTTAGACGTTGAGCATAAATTAGACAATCGATCAAGACATGACTGCAAATGGATCCATTTCAATGTTATCACATGAGAACCAGGCTATTTTAACTTGTTCAGCGCGATTATTAGACTTTAGAAAATAGTTTGCCCCttcagtcaacaaagcttacaGTGACATGAAAGATGATGACATATACAAGTATTATGCATGACTACAAGAGAGTTGCTAGCAGAGTATACGTAAGCACAGGCTACCAAGACCAAACATGGTCATATGCATTCATTCGTTTGGTGACATGAGAAGCCGGTAAGACCAAACATAAATTAAATGAGGAGCGGCACCATTCAGCTTTTCTGGACTACATAGAGCCAGAGAGGCAGAGACTAGTTTTGCCTTCTTCAAGTAATAAAGCTTtccaccaaaatccaaaaagttttcaatattttccgtcacatctaaTTTTGCATCACATatataaagcactaaatataaataaaaataaaaactaattacacaatttgtctgtaaatcgcgagacgaatcttttgaccctagttagtctatgattggataatatttaccacaaacaaacgaaagtgctacagtagcgaaattcaaaaaaaatcacatctaaacaaggtcttgtTTACAATACAAACGTTACAGTGACATAAAAAGTAGTGATGTCTCTAcaaccgtgtgtttggttggagagcgGGGCGAGCTGGATCGGAGTGAACCCGTTCATGtggctgtttggttggaggatggGAAGGTTGGGTTGGCTCTAGACTGGAATATTCCTCTCAGATGCGGGTTGGACTCGTCCGTCAAAATCTGGCGGACGGAGCCGCTCCAGCCGGGTTGGCTCCTACCAAACACTAAattccttcaaccaaacactgaaTGGAGCCGCTCTGTCCCCAATTCTTCAACTAAAGACTAAAATGGGTTGGCTCCGTCCCCAAATGCAGAAGTGCAACCAGACGAGTTGGCTCCGTCCTCAAAAattgggttggatccaacccaatccacccaacccccaaccaaacacacggcaAAATTACTAGGAGATGTAATCGAAAGCTTCCATAATCAATGAAAACAGTGCACCCATGCTTCCTTAATCATGAAACTTAGGggctgtttagttcctaaaaattttgcaaaattttacaagaatctcaatcacatcgaatattgtggcatatgcataaagcattaaatataaataaaaaaataattaattgcacggttcgcttgtaatttgtgagacggatcttttgagcctagttgaaCAAcagttgtcaaatacaaacgaaagtgctccaGTAACactttacaaaaattttcaccaactaaacaaggccatgacaAAAATCTATTTGTTTGTCGCATTCATCACATTTAAGCGTACAAttcttccaaatttttttgcactcTTGAAGAAAAAAAAGTAAGCAGAAAATTGCTCATTCAATCAGGAAGGCATCCATTGGTGGACACTCTCTTTCCAACATTGGCCCAAAAAATTGCTTACTGCATGCTAATTAAATTAACTGTCATGACAAGTtgcaaaataataaaaaaaaatccataTCAAATAGATCATGCATGCTTCAATTAGATCTAGAAAGAAGATTTTTATACCTAAAACTTTCTTTAATTATCCTATTTTACCAAActaaaaattaaataaatatacaTTTCACATATTACTTAGGAAGTAATAGATGATCCTAGCCATCCTATCTTATTAAATGGACGGCTGATAACAAAGCTATAATATATTCCGGGAAGAAGAACAGAGAAACCTAACAAGTGCTAAGCAACTGAACATTTTGTTTAATTTAAGAGGGTTTAGACTTTAAGATATTAAAAATGTAATAATTTTGGTCAACCTCTAGTACTAGAAACATATAAGTGCTCTGCAACTGAATATTTTTGAACTGAAATTGCTTGGAACATTTCAACATTAATGCAATGAAGCGTTCAGCCAGAGAAGAAGATACCCGTGAGGCATAAAGATTGGTTTCAATCAGGTTTCACTAATTTGATATGATATTCATATTTTTCAACTAAAACAGCCTCATTACATCAAGGTACAGAGCTACAGCTAGTATACATCACATGATGATTTGGATATATTCCTCAAACCCAAGTTCAACGGCCTTACAAAGTTACAGATCGACAATGAGCAACAATGGAATAAGCATCACCCCAATTCCTCCTCAGTTCTGCCTATGGGCGATATAGTTGGCCAAATGCAACAGAGGTGCTGCCTTCTCCTTGTCGAAACAATCAAGCTGCTCTATTGCATCAGAAAGCAACTTTTCTGCAAACTCGCGTGACTTTTCTAACCCCAATAGCTTTGGGTACGTCGTCTTGTCACTTGCCAAGTCCTTCCCTGCCGTCTTGCCGAGCTCCTCTGACGACTTGGTGACATCAAGAATGTCATCGACCACCTGGAACAGCAGCCCGATTGACCTCGCATATTTTCGCAGCCGCTCAATTTGCTCATCCGTGCCGCCTCCAATGATTGCCCCAATCACCACTGAGGCCTCAAGCAATGCGGCAGTCTTGTGGAGATGGATGTACTCAAGGCGTTCAAGGGGCACAGGTTCAGATGTGCCCGTCATCTCAAGATCGACAACCTGTAGAGGGCAGGTGAAGCATTTTCAGCAATTTGTTTAAGCACTTGGAAGTCGCATTCTTTGTTGGAGAGCTAGTAAATTTTAATCTCCAATTCCAGCGAATGCAGACAAATAGAGCATCGACAGCATCGCGGTTAGGAAGATGCTCCGTATAAACAATAAAGAATGGCAAGATAAGCAATTGCCCGAATTTTGTAATTGGTGAATGGCGGAAAAGCAATATGTAATCTGAGAAACGAAGAGACCTGGCCGGCGACGAGTCCCTCCGATCCGATgcagcgcgcgagctcgccaatGGCTCGGACGACGCGGGCGGGATGCTTCTCCGGGTCTACGTCCGGAGGGTAGGACCCGACGCTGGCCATGTGGTGGAAGGAGAGCGAGAGCAGCGCGTCCCCGGCGAGGACCGCGATGGGCTCGCCGTAGACGACGTGGCAGGTGGGCTTGCCGCGgcggaggtcgtcgtcgtccatGCAGGGGAGGTCGTCGTGGACGAGCGACATGGTGTGCACCATCtcgacggccgcggcggcgggcaTCGCCCAGGCCTCGGGCCCACCCACCACGGCGCACGCGGCCAGGCACAGCGCCGGGCGCACGCGCTTCCCGCCCGCCAGCAGCGCGTACCGCATCGCGTCGTGCAGCGCGGCGGGGGGTTCCCCGGCGGGGATGGCCGCGTCCAGCGCACGGTTCACCGCGACCGCGCGCTCCCCCATGTACGCCTTGAAGTCGAACTCCGTGGTGGCCGCCGCGGAGGCGGCCGCCGTGGCCACGACGGCGGAGAAGCGGCGGCggccgtggtggtggtggggcgcCGCGATGGCGACGGAGGAGGACGAGGGGGAGGGCgcccccgcggcggcggcggcggcgaacggGAGTGGGGAGAGGTGGACGCGCGTGGCGGCCAGCGGGTGGAAGTGGAAGGCCATGGCCATGAGTGGCGAGTTGGGGACAAGTGCGGGGGACGGCGTCGTTGGAGATTGGGGGTGGCCCCGAGAGGCTGCGATCTCCTTATCTTGAGGTGAAAGGAAGCTTTGGCGCTGGCCGCGTCAGTGCACAGGCACAGGGGAAGTGGAAGTGGAAGTGGAGTGGCCGCCCGGGCGGTGGTGGTGCTTGGTGCTCGCCTGCTCTGTGTGGTGGTGGCACGATCGCACGAGTACCTTTTGAGGAGTACCCCTGCGGCCTCCGTGTCTCTCTTTCCGTTTACACAGACAGGTTCAGGTCAACCCGGCAACTATTCATACGGAATCGTTTCATCAGTTTTTGGGACAGTTCAAGAATTTGGTGGCCAACGATTGGAACTTGGGAGTTTGAGACGGCGTTATTTTTTTCCTGcctgaggccttgttcagttcctaaaatataacaaaaattttcaagattttctttggataaatgcatatatggagcattaaatatagattaaaaaataactaattgtccAATTTAGTTATAATTTACgaggcgaatcttttgaacctagttaaactattattgaataataattgtcaaatacaaacgaaagtgttacagtagttaaacctaaaatttttcaccaactaaacaaggctgagTATTCCCTCGATCCACACTAAActttaaaattatataaaaattcgGAACACTTGTGAGACAAAATAAATAATACTATATTagattaataaatttatttagaaacaTAAATAGTAATGCTATTTactataaacttgttttaaattACCCGCATGAGTTTTATAATTATATTCTTTTTTTGACACGGAGAGTATTTGATTTGAACCGTAGGATTATCCAACAATTATAACTCCGATTAGTtctctatttttatttttccaaaTAATCAGTGCCTCTATTTTAAATTAAAGGCAGGGAATGCAATTAAACAATGGCATTTTGTCCTACACATGTCaacatgtttttatttttttgcaaaactatcaacatgtttttatttttttgcaaaacgAGATCAACATATGTCATTGACTTCACATGTTTGGTAGTTCTCGCGTGGTATGGTATGGCTCGAATTATGTGGCGGCCTGTTCTTTTGTGTGATTATGGTCGTGGCTTGTGCAGCTGGCCAGCCGCGTCGGCCCCTGGACCTGGAGAAGCACACAAGCAGCTACGCCGGCGGTGAAGTTCCGACTTCCGAGCGCATGTGGGCTTAAACGCTTGGTGGGCTAGGGCGCAGCTGGGCTTTCGCGAAGAGACGCGCGGGACTGTGTAGCACTGCCAAACCCAGAAGAGGGGAAGTGGAGATGGTTGTTGGCTTGCTGACttttagtaccacctcgccagGTTAAGTGAGACGAGCCTAGGCGCTGCCTATATGAGAGAGCGGGTGGCCACTTGTTGAAAGTACGCAGCTGCGTGGTGAGCACAAAGCGAACTATTCTTTCGCCTTTTACTAAAGAATACCGTGTGCACGTCACAAATAGCAGCA encodes:
- the LOC8058355 gene encoding geranylgeranyl pyrophosphate synthase, chloroplastic, whose amino-acid sequence is MAMAFHFHPLAATRVHLSPLPFAAAAAAGAPSPSSSSVAIAAPHHHHGRRRFSAVVATAAASAAATTEFDFKAYMGERAVAVNRALDAAIPAGEPPAALHDAMRYALLAGGKRVRPALCLAACAVVGGPEAWAMPAAAAVEMVHTMSLVHDDLPCMDDDDLRRGKPTCHVVYGEPIAVLAGDALLSLSFHHMASVGSYPPDVDPEKHPARVVRAIGELARCIGSEGLVAGQVVDLEMTGTSEPVPLERLEYIHLHKTAALLEASVVIGAIIGGGTDEQIERLRKYARSIGLLFQVVDDILDVTKSSEELGKTAGKDLASDKTTYPKLLGLEKSREFAEKLLSDAIEQLDCFDKEKAAPLLHLANYIAHRQN